The Natrarchaeobius halalkaliphilus DNA segment TGGGTGTCTTGGGCGGCCTCGAGCAGCTCGGGTGGGCCGCCTCAAAACTCTGGAACGTCGGTCGCTACTACACACAAGAACAGTGGGATGAGACGGGCGAGATTCCCGATGACAGGGAACTCAAGACCGAACTCAAAGGCCACGAACGCTACACGGACTTACATTCTCAATCCAGTCAGCGCGTTCTCGAAGAACTCGCTGAAGCGTTCAACGGCTGGTTCGGCAAGCGTCGGAACGGCGATGACCGCGCCCGACCGCCCGGCTACCGCAAAAATGGAGACTCCCACCCGCGTTCAACCGTGTCGTTCAAAGCGGCTGGCTTCAAGCACGACGCACAGTTCAACCGCGTCCGCCTCTCAAAAGGCCGAAACCTCAAAGAACACCGTTCGGACTTCATCCTGTGCGAGTACCAGACGCGCCCGGATGTTGACCTGACCGAGTGGGACATTCAACAGGTTCGCGCGATCTACAAGCGCGACGAGTGGCGGCTTCAATTCGTCTGTCGCACCACTATCGACCCGGAACCGCCGGGTGACGAAGTGGGTGGTGTTGACCTCGGGATTTGCAATTTCGCCGCCGTCTCGTTCGGCAGTGAGTCGGTGTTGTATCCCGGTGGCGGACTCAAAGAGGACGAATACTACTTCACGAAGAAGAAAGCCAAGTGCGACGATTCTTCGTCCCGTGAGGCTACTCGTATTGACCGGAAGCGGACTGGTCGGCGGACACACTTCTTGCACGCACTCTCGAAAGCAATCGTAGAGGAGTGCATCGAACGAGGTGTCGGTACTCTTGTCATTGGCGACCTCGATGGCATCCGAGAAGACGACGAGAACGGCGAACCACGCAACTGGGGCGACCACGGCAATCTCGACTTGCACGGGTGGGCGTTCGACCGCTTCACAACGCTACTTGACTACAAGGCGGAAGCCGAAGGTATCGACGTGGAGTTGGTGTCCGAACGCGATACATCGAAGTCCTGTTCGGCGTGCGGCCACACAGATGACAACCAACGTGTCAAACGTGGATTGTACGTGTGTGAGAAGTGCAATACGGTTGCGAACGCGGACGTGAATGGTGCGGAGAACATTCGGCAAAAGGTACTCCCGAGTCTCGCCACGGATGGCGGTGATAGGGATAACGGCTGGTTAGCACAGCCAGCGATTCATCTGTTCGACCGTAGTGAGGGACGTTTCGCCCCACGAGAACAGGTCGTGAACCGCGAACCTTAATATCCCAACTCAGCGGTGCGGTGCCGTGGGATTCCCGCGTCTTCAGGCGCGGGAGGATGTCAATCAGTGAGAGCGAAACAGCGCACAGTTTGGACACCATACAGACGTATCAGCGCGAATCTTCTGCTTGCCACCACAGTCGGGACAGTTCTCCTCCGCGTAGGAAACCATACCATTCCTCGCAAGAACACGAATATATCTCTTGTGCCTCAGTATTCGTCGCACGAGCGCGACTGTTCCTACTTTTTGAAAGTCTCGCGGCGGAATCATCGTCACTCGAGTCCTCGCTCTCGAGAACGTCACCGGAACCTGACAGTCACAGGGTGTGGCAGTACGCGTCATCTGCCCGGTGCACGAGGCGATAGCGATGGACGTCTCACAGCGGAACGCCGAGTCGAATTTCCTCAGTCGCTGTCGGGCATCCAGAACGTGAACACGACGACGATGGCCGTGACCGCAGCGAGGACGAGATAGCCCTCGTTGAAATAGCCGTAGTCAGCGATCACGCCGAAGAGAACCGGTCCGCCGGAGGCGAGCGTTAACGTGATCGTTTTGACGGTTCCGAGCCCGGTTCCCTTGACCTCGTTCGAAAACGAATCAGCGAGGTACGGCTGCGTGACCGCACCCGAGCCGAGCATCGTACTCACGAGCGCAGTGATGCCGACGAGGAGCCAGACGTTGTCGACGAACGGAAGGAGGGCAAATCCCGCGACTGGCGGGACGAGGATTGCGATGAGCGAGATTCGCGCGCCAATACGATCGTAGGCAGCGCCGGCGAGCGGTTTGATTAACACACCCGCCGCGAAGAACGAACCAAAGAGGAGACTCGAGACCGACGGCGAGAG contains these protein-coding regions:
- a CDS encoding RNA-guided endonuclease InsQ/TnpB family protein; translated protein: MGVLGGLEQLGWAASKLWNVGRYYTQEQWDETGEIPDDRELKTELKGHERYTDLHSQSSQRVLEELAEAFNGWFGKRRNGDDRARPPGYRKNGDSHPRSTVSFKAAGFKHDAQFNRVRLSKGRNLKEHRSDFILCEYQTRPDVDLTEWDIQQVRAIYKRDEWRLQFVCRTTIDPEPPGDEVGGVDLGICNFAAVSFGSESVLYPGGGLKEDEYYFTKKKAKCDDSSSREATRIDRKRTGRRTHFLHALSKAIVEECIERGVGTLVIGDLDGIREDDENGEPRNWGDHGNLDLHGWAFDRFTTLLDYKAEAEGIDVELVSERDTSKSCSACGHTDDNQRVKRGLYVCEKCNTVANADVNGAENIRQKVLPSLATDGGDRDNGWLAQPAIHLFDRSEGRFAPREQVVNREP